One region of Haloprofundus salilacus genomic DNA includes:
- a CDS encoding VirB4 family type IV secretion system protein yields the protein MNWKRLRFWRRAEGESREGSGESEAVSVDYETEHGRLTTASDIHQTIIAPSDIERTPNAVRTGEQWARTLWIGEYPDAPADGLFETLYSSSETRTTDISLHLTPRDTHRTLDSLENRIEDLEADYEYLEEKRRAGARGIQKDLEDYRQMYDVLRNTSMKAFDTSMYLSVRGPTPKEIHSDAVANTARRSPANLTPITPRWAQLDSLVSASPVGVDRLNDSMQTRTPMLGGAVGAMFPFVAGAFAEPGIEYGTYALNESPLILDRFNRETGYCTMVIGKLGAGKSFSTKLQLVRRAMYDPETVIIMLDPLQGFAGVNAALGGERVTVGGTRGFNPLELKPTPGDVLADVPDLDPWSEQISWVLTFFETFFTHVATHPLGDRKQTLRRAIQDAYERNGITRDPATHSCESPTVRDVITVLEDLLDDPTTFGYATAGEQRSVADDAQSLLKDLRPSFHEGGDLANLAKPTEFDLDSSVVYLDLHQEEGTRGRTETSLMMQVLFNAVYERAKGTEKRVVFAIDEAHYLMNDTTSLEFLETAVRHSRHYDLSLQFITQTGGEFALTPEARTIANLCSMTLIHRVQEEAETLADWFGLSEREVNWVQTAKAGNDEDGYSEALLNIDEEGWFPLRVRASPFEADVIANGFSQRDLPDSSVATKHDIQTVTQRNGQTLSVSQCDGGEENSTDQEMR from the coding sequence ATGAACTGGAAGCGACTCCGATTTTGGCGTCGTGCTGAAGGTGAAAGCCGTGAGGGGAGTGGCGAGTCTGAGGCAGTCTCTGTCGACTACGAGACAGAACACGGTCGTCTCACGACCGCTTCGGACATCCATCAGACGATCATCGCGCCATCCGATATCGAGCGGACACCGAACGCGGTTCGAACGGGCGAACAGTGGGCGCGGACGCTCTGGATTGGCGAGTATCCTGATGCACCAGCTGATGGGTTGTTTGAGACGCTGTATTCGAGTTCAGAGACCCGAACGACGGATATCTCGCTTCATCTCACGCCACGGGATACACACCGGACACTCGACTCGCTTGAGAATCGTATCGAAGACCTCGAAGCCGACTACGAGTATCTCGAAGAAAAGCGACGGGCGGGCGCTCGCGGTATTCAAAAAGATCTCGAAGACTACCGCCAAATGTACGATGTTCTCCGGAATACGTCGATGAAGGCGTTCGACACGTCGATGTATCTCTCGGTTCGTGGACCCACTCCTAAAGAGATTCATTCAGACGCAGTCGCGAACACGGCACGACGTTCGCCTGCGAATCTCACGCCGATTACACCGCGATGGGCACAACTGGACTCGCTCGTCTCTGCGAGTCCAGTTGGCGTTGACCGACTCAACGACTCGATGCAGACTCGAACCCCGATGTTGGGAGGGGCGGTCGGTGCGATGTTTCCCTTCGTTGCAGGCGCGTTTGCCGAACCAGGAATTGAGTACGGAACGTACGCACTCAACGAGAGTCCACTCATCTTGGACCGATTCAACCGTGAGACGGGCTACTGTACGATGGTCATCGGTAAACTCGGCGCAGGGAAATCGTTCTCGACGAAACTCCAGCTCGTTCGCCGAGCGATGTACGACCCCGAAACGGTCATCATCATGCTCGATCCACTGCAGGGCTTTGCAGGTGTGAACGCCGCACTCGGTGGCGAGCGTGTGACAGTCGGGGGGACGCGTGGATTCAACCCACTCGAACTCAAGCCAACACCTGGAGACGTTCTCGCGGACGTCCCCGACCTCGATCCGTGGTCAGAGCAAATCTCGTGGGTGCTGACGTTCTTCGAGACGTTCTTCACCCACGTCGCGACCCATCCGCTCGGTGACCGAAAGCAGACACTTCGACGGGCGATTCAAGACGCCTACGAACGCAACGGTATCACCCGCGACCCAGCAACGCACAGCTGTGAGTCACCCACCGTACGAGACGTCATTACCGTCCTTGAGGACCTGCTTGATGACCCGACTACGTTTGGCTACGCAACCGCGGGCGAACAGCGAAGCGTTGCTGACGATGCTCAGTCTCTATTGAAGGACCTTCGACCGTCGTTTCACGAGGGCGGTGACCTCGCCAATCTCGCGAAACCAACGGAGTTCGACCTCGATTCGAGTGTCGTCTACCTCGACCTCCACCAAGAGGAGGGAACGCGCGGGCGGACAGAGACCAGTCTGATGATGCAGGTGTTGTTCAACGCCGTCTACGAGCGTGCGAAAGGCACTGAGAAACGCGTTGTGTTTGCGATTGACGAAGCCCACTATCTGATGAACGATACGACCTCGCTTGAGTTCTTAGAGACAGCAGTTAGACACAGTCGACACTACGACCTCTCGTTGCAGTTCATCACACAGACGGGCGGGGAGTTCGCTCTTACACCGGAGGCGCGGACGATTGCGAATCTCTGTTCGATGACGCTCATCCATCGCGTTCAAGAAGAAGCCGAGACGCTTGCTGACTGGTTCGGATTGAGTGAGCGCGAAGTAAACTGGGTACAGACGGCAAAGGCCGGTAACGACGAGGACGGCTATTCAGAAGCACTTCTCAATATCGACGAGGAGGGCTGGTTCCCGCTTCGGGTTCGTGCGAGCCCGTTCGAGGCAGACGTTATCGCGAATGGATTCTCGCAGAGGGATTTACCGGATTCATCGGTGGCTACGAAGCATGACATCCAGACGGTGACTCAGAGGAATGGCCAAACACTCTCAGTTTCTCAGTGTGACGGCGGCGAGGAGAACTCCACCGACCAGGAGATGCGGTGA